The DNA sequence CGTTtacatttaataaattattacaaaGATGTGAATCAAAATGTTTATTACATGAATATGGTGAAAGTGAATTAACTAAAGGTGAACAAGAATGTATAGATCGATGTGTATCGAAATATATCAAAGCTAATGTAATTATTGGTGAACATttacaaaaacaaagaatgGATCCTTATAATGCTATGCCCGAATATCGAAAAGTTCAAGATATTTTGGCTTCTTCGGTAAAGTCGTGATAAAGTTTGTCATTTTTCATGTATCACATATTTGTATATAGTAAATAACAGCTTAATAAACATTACTACACCGGGCATCGGCCCATTTTATTCAGTTCTCAA is a window from the Candida dubliniensis CD36 chromosome 4, complete sequence genome containing:
- a CDS encoding mitochondrial import inner membrane translocase subunit, putative (Similar to S. cerevisiae MRS5;~In S. cerevisiae: essential protein of the inner mitochondrial membrane, peripherally localized; component of the TIM22 complex, which is a twin-pore translocase that mediates insertion of numerous multispanning inner membrane proteins), coding for MSVFLGSSAQFSQATVDPEKIKLADIQFSAMAFTFNKLLQRCESKCLLHEYGESELTKGEQECIDRCVSKYIKANVIIGEHLQKQRMDPYNAMPEYRKVQDILASSVKS